The following are encoded together in the Lagopus muta isolate bLagMut1 chromosome 7, bLagMut1 primary, whole genome shotgun sequence genome:
- the GPNMB gene encoding transmembrane glycoprotein NMB, whose translation MCGAHRHVALLLLAEAVLCAAAMRFQDVLSNGRASPVMHNKIQGWSSDQNKWNEKLYPFWEDNDPRWKDCWKGGKVTTKLVTDSPALVGSNVTFVVTLQFPKCQKEDQDGNIIYHRNCTPDSPAQDQYVYNWTEWINNCSWENCTSNHSHNIFPDGRPFPHYPGWRRRNFVYLFHTFGQYYQTIGRSSVIFSVNTANITLGKHTMAVSIYRRGHSTYVPIARASTTYVVTDKIPLSVSLSQKHDRNISDSIFIKDSPITFDVKIHDPSHYLNNSAISYKWSFGDGSGLFVESSAITSHTFALQGNFTLNLTVQAIIPVPCKPVTPTPSLPTPAVTTEAFSNSDPSVPNETTEDNPDGGCHIYRYGYYTAGIAIVEGILEVNIIRMTSIQLTESEAENPLVDFVVTCQGSLPTDVCTAVSDPTCQVSQGMVCDPVVITEECLLTIRRAFDEPGTYCINITLGDDTSQALASALISVNEGSSSGTTKGVFIFLGLLAVFGAIGAFVLYKRYKQYKPIERSAGQAENQEGLSAYVSSFKAFFFPKSTERNPLLKSKPGIV comes from the exons ATGTGCGGGGCTCACCGCCACGTCGCGCTCCTGCTCCTGGCCGAAGCGgtcctgtgtgctgctgccatgc GGTTTCAAGATGTGTTGAGCAATGGAAGAGCTTCTCCTGTCATGCACAATAAGATACAAGGCTGGTCTAGTGATCAAAACAAATGGAACGAAAAACTTTATCCTTTCTGGGAAGACAACGACCCTCGGTGGAAGGACTGCTGGAAAG GAGGAAAGGTGACAACCAAACTGGTGACTGACAGCCCAGCACTGGTGGGATCCAATGTGACCTTTGTTGTGACCCTGCAGTTTCCCAAGTGCCAGAAAGAAGATCAGGATGGCAACATTATATACCACAGAAACTGCACCCCGG ATTCTCCAGCCCAGGATCAGTACGTCTACAACTGGACTGAATGGATTAACAACTGCAGCTGGGAAAACTGCACAAGCAACCACAGCCATAATATATTCCCAGATGGAAGACCCTTCCCTCATTATCCTGGCTGGAGGAGAAGGAACTTTGTCTATCTGTTCCATACATTTG GTCAGTACTATCAAACGATTGGACgatcttcagtaattttttcaGTCAACACTGCAAATATCACTCTTGGCAAACACACCATGGCAGTATCCATTTACAGGAGAGGGCACTCAACATACGTTCCCATTGCAAGAGCAAGTACCACTTATGTTGTAACAG acAAAATTCCACTGTCTGTGAGCTTGTCCCAAAAACATGACCGTAACATCTCAGACTCCATTTTTATCAAAGACTCACCAATCACATTTGATGTGAAAATCCATGATCCCAGCCACTACCTTAATAATTCCGCCATCTCCTACAAGTGGAGTTTTGGAGATGGAAGTGGCTTATTTGTAGAAAGCAGTGCCATCACATCTCACACCTTTGCTCTGCAAGGAAACTTCACTCTCAATTTAACTGTTCAAGCTATTATACCCGTGCCTTGCAAGCCAGTAACACCCACTCCATCATTGCCCACCCCAGCAG TAACGACAGAAGCATTTTCTAATTCAGACCCTTCTGTCCCCAATGAAACAACAGAAGACAATCCTGATGGAGGCTGCCACATTTACAGATATGGATACTACACAGCTGGTATCGCCATTGTAG AGGGAATCCTTGAGGTAAATATTATTCGGATGACAAGCATCCAGTTGACAGAAAGTGAAGCTGAAAATCCACTGGTTGACTTTGTTGTTACCTGCCAAGGGAG TCTCCCTACAGATGTCTGTACAGCAGTTTCTGACCCCACGTGCCAGGTGTCTCAGGGCATGGTATGTGACCCCGTCGTCATCACTGAAGAATGCTTACTCACCATTAGGAGAGCTTTTGATGAACCTGGAACGTACTGTATAAACATCACCTTGGGTGATGACACGAGTCAAGCCCTTGCCAGTGCActtatttctgtaaatgaag GATCATCCTCAGGGACAACAAAAGGTGTCTTCATCTTCCTTGGTTTGTTGGCAGTGTTTGGTGCCATTGGGGCTTTCGTCCTTTACAA GAGATACAAACAATACAAACCTATTGAGAGAAGTGCAGGACAAGCAGAGAACCAGGAGGGACTGAGTGCTTATGTCAGCAGCTTCaaagcctttttcttccctaagAGTACCGAGAGAAATCCTCTGTtgaaaagcaaaccaggcattGTTTAA